The Vitis vinifera cultivar Pinot Noir 40024 chromosome 18, ASM3070453v1 region acaaacacagtttgacaagttcttcatggtctttactcttattggcctccgtccggatcttgagtctattcgtgatcagattcttggaagttcatcagttccgtccttggatgatgtgtttgctcgcctcctccgtatctcgtccactcagactttgccatctgatagcgcttcagattcttctgtgttagtttctcaaactacctttcgaggaggacgcagtggtacccgaggtagaggccaacgtcctcattgcacctattgcaataaacttggccacactcgcgatcgttgctatcagttacatggaagacctcctcgcactgcccatatggtcCAGTcatctgattctccgctgcctcagcctccgagctcctccgcatctcagacatctcaggcttctattgcctctgttgcccagcctggtaatgcctctgcctgccttacccacacatcttctcttggaccttggattctagattctggagcatctgatcacctatctggtaataaggatcttttctcctctattactactacctctgatttacctactgttaccttagctaatggttctcaaactgtggctaaaggtattggtttggcccttcctctgccttctctacctctcacttctgtcctttatactcctgaatgtccttttaatcttatttccatcagcaaactCACTcatactcttaattgctctattaccttttctgataaatttgtgaccttgcaggaccggagtacggggaagacgattggcataggacgtgagtctcaaggcctctatcacctcacctcagattcatctcctgcagtttgcatttccactgatgctcctctcctcattcacaatcgtctgggccaccctagtctttccaagttccagaagatggttcctcgtttttccactttgtcgtcgcttccgtgtgagtcatgtcagcttgggaaacatactcgtgtctcgttcccaaagcgtttgaataatcgggcacagtctccttttgagcttgtccacactgatgtttggggtccttgtcggactgcgtctactttaggatttcagtattttatcactttcattgatgattattctcgatgtacttggttatttttaatgaaaaatcgagctgagttattctctattttccagaaattttatactgaaatccaaacccagttcaatatttctattcgtgtgttacgcagtgacaatgccagggaatatttttcagcccaatttacttcgtttatgtctcatcatggaattcttcatcagtcttcttgtgctcatactcctcaacaaaatggggtagctgaacgcaagaatcgacatcttgttgagacagctcgtactctcctcctccatagtcacgttccttttcgtttttggggggacgctgttcttaccgcttgttatttgattaatcgtatgccctcctctgtcttacacgatcagattcctcactcccttctcttccctgaccaaccactttatttccttcctcctcgtgtctttggttgtacttgctttgttcatattctcactcctggacaagacaagctttccgccaaagccatgaagtgcctcttcttgggatattccagacttcagaagggttatcgttgttattcccttgagactcatagatactttatctccgctgatgtcaccttctttgaggactcaccattcttttccaccacttctgagtctcttcctgtttctgaagttttgcccattcccattgtctccccacctgctGCTTTGCCCCCTcaaccacttcaggtttatcatcgtcgccctcgtgtcgttgctcctctcccttttcctgaggcacctgctgactcacttcctatcccttcggcttcacctgccccggctctgccttcttctaatgacttacccattgctgttcggaaaagtactcgctctactcgtaatcctcatcctatttacaattttttgagttatcatcgcttatcttcaccctattttgcttttgtttctgctatatcctctgtttctcttccaaagagcacccatgaagctctttcccatccaggctggcgacaggcaatggtagatgaaatggctgctctgcactctaatggcacttgggatcttgttgttttaccctctggtaaatctacagttggttgtcgttgggtctatgccgTTAAGGTTGGTcttgatggtcaggttgatcgtcttaaggcccgcttagttgctaaaggctatactcaagtttatggttctgattatggtgacacattctcccctgttgccaagattgcttctgtccgcttgcttctctccatggctgctatgtgttcttggcctctttatcagttggatattaaaaatgtcttccttcatggtgatcttgccgaggaagtttatatggagcaacctcctggttttgttgctcagggggagtctgatttagtgtgcaggttacgccgttctctatatggcttgaaacaatctcctcgagcatggtttagccgttttagttctgttgttcaagagtttggcatgcttcgcagtacagcaaaccattcagttttttatcatcataactccttggggcagtgtatttatctggttgtttatgtggacgacatcgtcattacaggcagtgatcaggatggtattcagaaactaaagcaacatctttttacccactttcagaccaaagacttggtaaactcaagtatttcttgggaattgagatagctcaatccagttctggtgtggtcctttcccaaaggaagtatgctttagacatcctggaagaaacctgtatgttagactgtaaaccggtaaacacacctatggatccgaatgtcaaacttgtaccaggacagggggagcctttaggagaccctgggagatatcgacggctcgtaggtaaattgaactatctcaccattactcgtccagacatttcttttcctgtgagtgttattagtcaattcctacagtcaccatgtgatagccattgggatgctgtaatccgtattcttcgatatatcaaaagtacaccaggccaaggtgtattgtacgagaacagaggtcatactcaagttgttggttacacagatgcagattaggctggctcacccacagatagacgttccacttcagggtattgtgtttttattggaggtaatctaatatcttggaagagtaagaaacaagatgtagtggccagatctagcgctgaagccgagtatcgagctatgactttggcaacatgtgaactcatatggttgagacatcttcttcaggagttgagatttggaaaggatgaacagatgaaactcatttgtgataaccaggccgcattacatattgcatccaatccagtctttcatgaaaggaccaagcatattgaagttgactgtcatttcattagagagaagatcgcatcaggatgtgttgctacaagttttgttaattcaaatgatcaactagcagacatcttcactaaatctctcagaggtcctagaattaaatatatttgtaacaagcttggtgcatatgacgtatatgctccagcttgagggggagtgttgaatataatgtatttatagtatattatctttccttgttaatataggtcacatgtatgatagttaggactcctagccttgtatatatatatatctcaattgtaagtagaaaatatatgaatgagaataaggtttttctcctttctctctctctctctctcaacaagaTTCTTGTataattcaatttcattaattGTTCGACGGCAAATTTATACCAAAAAGCATGAAGCATGTTGTACAAGAAAACTGCTTCAGATTCTTTACCAGTTCAACAAGAAAAGCATAATCATTGTGAATTTTCAGCCAAGATAAATACATTGATGAATTTCTCAACCGATTCAAATGAGATACATGGAAGTTTGATCAAAACAATTAAAGAAACAGTTAAGCAGAAaatcatttccaaatttaaatgTGATTATCCTTAACATACATATTAACAGAATGAAAAGAATTGACTCTCATGGAGAAATGTTCtctccaaaaacaaaaaaaaaaaaaaaccttgaatGGCAGATCAAGATCATTATTGATAAAGTTCTTCAGATGGGAACTAAAAATTGGTCAACATGCTGAGCCCTAAAACAGAAAGAAATTTTCATGAATATTCTCAGAATGCCACAAGTGCCATATGGATTAACAAAGTGGTGAAAGTGACAAGTCAttcatgaaaacatttttaatatttatactgAACATATATTTGGATTCAGGGAATTATTGCAAGCAGCATAGTTTGTTGAAAGATGGAAAACTATTCGGTCTATACAACAAAAGGGGAGAAGACAAACCGATAAAGAAGGCTTTCCTCTGATCCTTCCCCATCTCTAGGGAAACATACTCTTAAAATCTCTTGACCTATAGTACTTCTCGGTGATAGGGAAATAGCCCACGCCCTCCCACAAGTTAGAAGATGAGCATCACATGATTTTGCTGAGGAAACATCACTTACTGATGAACTTGAGGCCTCCATCTCACTCTgccattttattaaaaaaagaaagaaagaaaaaaaatcatccatGGTTTCACAGAAAATTAATACCGAGAAAGTTCATAGTAAACGAACTAATTTGAAAGcaagaaaagaataataattacCATAAACTACTTGATTATTCACATCCAACATCTAAAGAAAAATGTGATGCTTTGATGTGGATGCTGATGAGAAAGGGTGCCTATAGAACAACTAGAAAAAGCGAAAATGGCACTGACAGTTTAGCCACCAACttgcattttaaaaattctaaatttccTAGAACACATATTTGAAGTGTTGACTGGGGAAGAAAAAATCCCATGAAACAACAGGACCCCTCTTTGGTGCTTCAAGAAATACACTCATTATTACTGCAATGTACTCATAAGTACTAAAACAATACCAAAGAACACAAGACAGAATCAGCCTACAAACTTATTTAAACTTCTttacacaaataaaataatctaataaaacaaatcaaactGTATAATGACGATCTAATATAGTTATGCATACATTAAGCATTTTCGTTATAATTTTAGCATAAACTACAAAGTGGAATTAAGGTGTGCAGAAATTTAGACAAAATGGTGTTTTCCCCACTGACTGGTGGAAGAACATGTTAACAGATGGCATCAAGCTCCCTGAATAATAGGACAAACACCACATGCAgtgctaaaaaaaatgataatgcaaaaaaaaaaaaaaaggaaaaataaatttcacatGGAGAATTATTTAGCAATCAACTTAAAGAAATAACACATAAATTCTACAAGAAAGCAACAAGACCAACCATGATTCATGGAGCAACAGTTTTGCAATCAAACAACAGGTTTgagtttgaatttgaatttaaactTTAACATGGATAGATGAGATCATGAGAAAaccaaaaaggaagaagaataaTTGTTTAAGTGAGTTCTAGTAGGGGCCCCTATTGCTGACAAAATGAAGGAGAACTGACTAACATGATATACTCATGttagagaatctgccataattCCAAAGAAAATGATTCCCATGTTATGGAAGGAGGATCAGAGCATCATGAAACGAAAAATGGGAAAACTAAATGCAACAAAGAGCATATGGCTTCTTCAGGTAGATGCTAGAAGAGGAAGTTCATCATGGATGGTTTGATTCTACCTCTGCTCATGTCTGAGTGGTTGGAGGGATGACCGGAAGAGTGAGTTACTAAAAGAATGCTAAATAAAGTAGATAGGAACAGAAAGATCCACAAAGTTAAccagtgatgatgatgatgaaggcCACATAGCTCATGCATTAATCTACTAGGGAGGCAGCATGTAACCTTACTACAAGAACAAGTTCATCTGCTTGCTAGTTTTGAAAAAGGCATGCACTGGCAGCCACTTAATGTTCATGAATatcattttgaaaacaaaaaaaacttctCATCTTCTAAGCATGCATAAGAGCAAAGTCACTTGTTACTAATGAATCATTATACATTCTAAACTCTACAGCTGAAGGATGTGACTGTATACACCTTGTTAATCAATGAACCTGGGTAAACTAAGTACAATCTTCATTATTGATTAGAAAAAAACAGTAGGAGGATAATAGTGAAATTCAGGGGATATGGAATCACAAAGGCCAAGAACATCATTCAAATAAGGGGAAGAAACATTGGTACCTCTGAAGTTGCAGTGTTTTGGAGTTTAACATGGACAAAATGCACAAAACAATCTGCAAGATTTGGCACTGTATTCAAGGCCCAGGTATGAATTTTTCCTGCAGGAAGTTGCACTTCCAATCTTGTGATATCACAATCCCATAAATTCAAGTCACTGCCAACTTCTGTACATGACACAATAGCTGATAatactaaattatttatatCCGGAAGATCCAGATTCAGTTTTCCATTGGAGAATTTGGAGATTCTAGAACTCCACGTCATAATCCAACACATCCAAAGAAGCACAAGCAACTCATTTGGCTGGAGGGAGCCACTTATCTTACAATCAGCATCATCAGATTCAAACTGCAATTTTGAAGGCATGCCCACTTTCACAGTCGTAACTGAAAAAACCCTCAACAAAGCACCAAGGGACATTGCAGCTGACATCCTCCCACAGCATTTAGTATAACCCCTCACAAACTCAACCCAACTTATCCCTCCTTTTTCTGCCACAAAAAATAGGTCAACTATGGATGGACCCAGTTGATCCAACAACTGCAAGACGTAGTCAGGAACATAAGGTGCTTCACACTTTGCATTGTTGAAAGCTATACAGAAGCATTCCTGAAACAACCAGACTTATGATGTCAAACCAAACacaaaaccaaaatcaaatgACTGAGTCTGACAAGATCGAAATAGCCTAACAGTTTCAAACCTAAATATTTCCACATAGCAGCACATCTTTTAACAGTATTACCAATAACAAATCCTAATTGCCCTGTCCAGAGCTGAAAATTTTAGGACAATGAACCAAACTGAAATTTCAAATCTTTCATTATTCATATCTGATAGCAGAGAACAAAAAATTCTACTCAAATAAGCCCAATGTAACCATTTGATCCGATTTGGGTAAGTGTTACTCATTGTTTTTGAACTCAAAACAACAACATCACAAAATTCAAAGGtttgtttattctattttcCTAGGATTCCTAGGCTACCAAACAGAGGCTAATATCAAGATACACGCTCTCGACTCATCTCAATTCAATCAGGTTATCAGTTTAGCCAAAGATACAGAACAGGACATGCTGATAGAGTTTCAGGGAcgaaatcaaaaccaaaattcctagttttttttagagaaaatttGACCTGCAGAGATGTCAGGGGAATCGCTTTAGTTTCGGGATTAGAAAGCCTAGAGAAAGACTTCTGAAGCATTGGAAGAGCTCCAGTCGAAGCTGCTAGGGTTTCGGCCTCCCGTTGTTCAGTCGAAACCTGCTGTGTCGAAGACGATGCTCCCATTTCTCGCCCGATGTAAGTGcacttcttctttctttctattctaACTTGGATAATTATTTCGAAGACAAAATCAGGGAGAATTTTCTAACCGCCGTTCGGTTCCCGGGAAAGTTGTGCAAATTCCCTCTTCCTCTCGCCAGTGGAAATCATGCACACACCATGTCGGTTGATCTCGGTGAAGTCCCTCGAAACGCCGTCGTTTTAACGGTGATTAACGCGtcttacaattttttgatagaCACGTGTCTTATAAATTACTATAGAACAACACATTgccaattttataatttaagtcCATTAACACAAAATTGTAACAAACAaactaatttatattatatttggcACTCGGAATTAAATGGGTCGAGACCCGACCCAGTTTCATAGGTTGGAGGTCAAAGGATCCGGAtgtatagaataaggaaagtgGAAGAGGAAAATCTCATTTGCTAATTAGGGTTGGTGATTGAGGATTTTTGTTTCCAGACTCTCGACAACTTGAGCCATTTTTCTGATCAGATCATCCAATGGCTCCGCCTCCAGGACCTTACTCTGGAACCAGCACTCTTGCTCTGGTACGCCTCTTCGTTTCTGTCTCATTGCTGGTTGTTTTTGCTGAGAAAACcgagggaaaaagaaaagaaaagaaaatattgaattcCACGATCCGTCTGTTTTGATTCTTAAAGGACGTAGGTGTTGCGGGAACTAAGGACGATTAGTTATGTCACCCGCTAGGATGAAtgatttgaagaaattttattcattttattttgttttacacGGCCACCAAACCGATTATCGCTCCGATTGATTCTTTAACTTTCTGTCTCTTTATAATGGGCCTGTTGAGCAGGTGGTTCGTGCATCGGCCTTCACTTTTGGTGTCGTTTACGGAAGCTTGAAGCTCAAGGTTCTCAAGGTATGCTTTCATCGGTTACTGAAAAAACCATCTAGAGTTTGTTGTGTGTTCACATATGATCACGCCTTCTGATCAGATTTACTAATGCTTGGTTATGGCCTTAATCCTCATTGGTCATTTCTATTTCATTGTCACTGTTGTTTGTCTGGCGTCGATTTTTCTTCCCTCCTAGTTTTGTGTCTGTCACATAATTTTACTCTTCTAACCatagaaaatttcattttttttagagaattcttAAGCCCAAACTGGAATAGCTTTTTGTTTCTGGCTTTAGCAACAAGCTGAAGTGAAATCCAAAGCCATCATTTTTGAAGGGCAATTTCtagtattataaaaatatgaaatagatTTCTACTTACGCCAAAATAGCTTACAAGAGAAGCAGTATTTCCCAAATTTCCATgttaaggctttttttttttttttttaaagtcataTGCTCTTTGAACAAAATCTCCCGAGCACTTCTATTAAGCTTAAAAAGATCATTTGGCTTCTCAAAAACCAACCCAAACAAGCTATCAGTTGTGTTTGGGACTTGGAAGGATTTTAATTAGATGAATACCTGCATGTGGAGTCTCCCTTGGTAGGTGATAGTCATTGTAACCTGAAAAGGCACCACTCTCACCCAAGATTTAGTAGATTTATTTATTCCCTTGGTACTTGATAGTTTTCCCTTTGATCCGTGATTCAAGATACTGGAAAGAAGAATAAGAGAAGGAAATAGATTTTGAATCTTATGGTTGATTCTGTTTTGGTTTCTGAAACATGAAAAGATAACCTCAAACACACCAAGTAGTTGTATCTggcatggtttttttttataggtagtTGTATTTGGCATGGTTGAATCGTGATTATTGTTCATTGGATCCCAAACAATGAAATCTAAGGttcatcaatttaatatttatttcctacTTCACTTAGACACCAAGCAGAGCACTAGGATTGTTGGATTGAAGGAAGAAAGATGGTGTGGATCAACTCAAATTTTTAAGGGTGGCGTTACTGCCAGATCTGTTTTTGTTGCTTCCATGGTTTCTCCACATGTGACAATTCAATGAGTTATTTGTATTTTCCATGGAAGCAACCAAATAGCTCTGGCAATAACATTGTCCTTGCATTTTCTTTTGGATTTGATGATACTCTAGATGACATTTGGaagatatttttgttgtgaGTAGACTAAATTTAACAAAATCCGTGATTTCCAATGAGTTTGCATGAAATATAGCCATCAAGAGAATGAAATGGTGACTTTCATGCAATCATTCCTTTAGTGGCAAGAGTAACTATGCCATGATTGCTGATCATAATATTAGAAAACTGCTGATTGGTGCTGACATGGGATGGAAGTACACACCTATTTTCATATTTCACTACAGTCGTGATAAAATTACCTAAACAGCTTTCCATGGTTACTCCATGTTACTCTTAGCACCACTTTTACTACCCATGGTGTAAAAAGGCTTAACTCACAAGCTGCACTTAAGATGCAAAACTTTCTTGAGACTTAGACGCCCCAGGGAACATGCCTAACCAAAATGAAGTGCAACCTAGGGTGCATgtcaattttctaaatattatccaaaatttgatacaaaaaattccaaattccaaatatttagaaaaaacatccaacaaaaattaatgaaatataaaatttaagattcagtaaaaaggtttaaaataaaaataaaaatgagacatGTCTCTCCAACAAGGCGCACACCTTTGAAGGTGAGGCACTATGACTATGGAGTTGTTGCATCTTGGACATAACTATGTTGCTACCTGCtgttttaagttttaagtaaATCTAGACAATGACATTGGCTAGATTGTAGGTTACATGGATTTTTAATTCTGTTTTGATTAAAGCTGTCTGTATCCCTTCTTTATTGTGACTTAAGAAAATTACTTCCTAATATGGTATCATCTGACCTCCACACCTTGAGTACTTAAGAGGGTGGGTACAGCCAAGCTAATTGGTCAGACCATGTGGACATAAAACTCATGGTTTTAGACGTGTAAGATTTACATTAGATTAGTGGCTTGTATAGTTAAAACGTATGCTATAATATTCTAGGTCATTTAAAGTGTCAAGCtgtaatattttttcataaagagCTTAGATAGCTGGAACTAGTCCAAGAGGATGGTGAAGTCCACGGAAAAAGCACCTGGTTTGAAGGAGTCACACTGGATTTTCTGCTTCATATCCTAATATCCTAAATaaggttgaaaaaaaattagtaaaagcAGTGAAAATAGCTGAAATTTTAGGACTTTGGACATCCTGATATGAATATGTGTGTGTAGTTGAGATTGTGGGTTTTGTGGGGGGGGTGGTTTGGTTTGGGGTTTGTTTGTTTGCTGATTATTTGGTCAAATTTCATTCTATGAGAAATATAATGGAAAAGggtaaaattttcaataaagaaTCTGGGCCTTTGAATTTGAGGATGTCAAGTGGATTTTTGTATTGATGTAACATCTAATACCATTTATTAATTCTAtatgtgatttttcttttctttttccttattaaTCATGTAGTTTTAATTAAAAGTGCCCTCTACTGTTAACCGagtaaaatcttattatttaaacaaattaaacaaaaattatagtCAAAATGGACAAGGATTTTTATAGGAGTGAAGTTAGATCTAAGGTGTTGGAAATAAGGGTGAAGATGTAATTTTGATTAAAGATGTGAAGAGAAGAGTATGAAAAGAGTGTTATGATTTTAAGGTTTATACGAGGGACTCCTTCAGTTGATGAATTGCTATTGACATGGTAATTTTTGGCTTATGTGTCATTTTACTCTtacaacttaaaattttttcttattattcaaCAAGAGGTCATAAATGTAATTTATATTGGCTAATCTTCTCTCACTATTATTAAGCTCAATTGGAATTTGATGTgtaaataaaagatgaaaagagTAACAGAACCACATTTCCTTGGTATAGTTTTGGGTAAGGAGATATCATATTTATATGTTCTCTTGATTAGAGTTTGTAATGATTTCTTATCTGTCGCATATACTTCAAAATCCTgattaatgaattttatatctgattaaaaaaaaaaagaaaaagaaaatctcatcatgaaataaatgtattttaatcCTTCACCATGGCATTTTGGCATTCTTGCTGGGATTTCACCAAAGCAGAGATTATGGCTTTCTTTGGAGAATTCTATTGTCTTGGCACGTTCTAGAGGAGCCTAAACTCCAATTTTCTGGTTTTGATTCCAAAAAAAGGGGGTGCGGAAGAGTTGGAAGACTTTAGACAGATCAGTTTGGTTGGGGGACTGTACAAACTGCTTGCCAAAGTTTTGGCAAATAGGCTGAAGTTAGTTGTGGGGGAGGTGGTTTCAGAGAACCAGGATGCCTTTATTCAGGGCAAACAGGTCCTAGACGCTGTGCTCATTTCTAGTGAGGCTGTGGATTCTAGATTAAAGAACAATAACCCTGGTCTTCTTCtaaaattggacattgagaaggctCATGACCATGTCAACTGGGAATGCCTTCTTTCTGTTATATCTAATATGAGATTTGGGTAAGGGTGGATTCGTTGGGTCAGGTGGTGCATTTTCACCACTTCTAGGTGTTTCTAATACAAGCTTGTTTTTacctgtcaaaaaaaaaaatcctttcgaACTGAAAAGTTAAAGAGTaacccatatttttttaatcatttttatccCACTATACCCTGTCACACTTTTctccaattttaaaacatttctatttttgcagataaaaagagagagaaaatctcATCTTTGCATAAGACATGTATGTACTATTTGCAGACTGTAGTTTTATTAGGTGCTGAAAGTTGATGACAACAACCATATGTACGGAAACAAGagcatttttattataaaggaAGTGAATAAACATCAACCTTTTTAGGCAAACAGTCTGGTTCTTATAACCGAATACACTTGAGTCCATCCATTTCATTCTCTATGGTCCTGTTTAAACTTTTATGTTCGTCCAAAAAGGTTTCTCGTTTGTGGTGTGATTGTCATTCTACTAgcctaaatttattttcttattctgaaacagtttatttatttatacatttatgTTTTTGGACCAGGCAAAGGCAAACTCACAAAAGAAGGCTGAAGCTAAGGCTCATCACTGATGGCGATCAAGAAAAAATGATTAGAGAGATTCTATTTGATCAAAAGCAGTATGAATAATGGTGCATGAATCACTGTTTCCAAGTCTTTCTGGAGCTTTTTGAGTCTCCAACCTTTGCAGTGGTTTTTATTGCCTTCCATTTTCATCTTAGATAAATGTTTTCCATGGTTGAGTGTATTCTTACTTGTTAGGCTTCTGAGATATTCTTTTTTGAATGATGCATTGTTAGCTCATAATGATTGATGGCATAATTGTTAATATAGAAATCTTATTGTAGGCAGTGATGGGCCTACGATGATGAGCCCACCCCGCCTGCATCTCCTTTTCACATTCTCGGTATAGAGGAAAAGGGGAAATTATTGCCATTTCAAGTATAtctgttttttagtttttttggtaaATCTCTTTTAATGGGTGTGAAGCAcaagaaaattatcattttttttttgtggaaaacgCATTTCCATATGCAAGAAACTGAGTCGGTAACTTCCATTTGATCCCTCGATGGTTTCTTTTATCATGAAAACTcatctttttccttatttatcTCCTATTCTTGCTTTCTTGGATTATTGAAGTACCCCATTACAGTCCTTTATTTGAATCGGCTTTTGTCAATGCCATGATGCTCATAATGATACGGATGATGGTGACTGGCTGGTGTTGATCCCACCTGGATAGTATTGGTATGATGGTCAATGTGATGATCCTGGTAATATATGGTCTTATGATGACTTAAAATGGTGACGGTGACGGGGATGGTGATGGTATTGAACTGGTCGTTTGGTATCATAGAGGAGGGCAGATCTGTGATCACTAGAATTTTGTGATGATGCTGATGCAAGTATGATGTTGCAGGGGCATTTTATGTATACCATGtatattttctttgcaatttttctaacTGATGCTAGTGATGATATTCGAAATGCATATCCATTTTCTCAACGTTTACTTTGCCTAGAACACTCAATGAGGCATTCGAATCCATTTGGGGATGGGACCTCTTTCTACCTCTC contains the following coding sequences:
- the LOC100853900 gene encoding uncharacterized protein LOC100853900, translated to MAPPPGPYSGTSTLALVVRASAFTFGVVYGSLKLKVLKRSLNSNFLVLIPKKGGAEELEDFRQISLVGGLYKLLAKVLANRLKLVVGEVVSENQDAFIQGKQVLDAVLISSEAVDSRLKNNNPGLLLKLDIEKAHDHVNWECLLSVISNMRFG
- the LOC100248967 gene encoding uncharacterized protein LOC100248967 isoform X2; protein product: MGASSSTQQVSTEQREAETLAASTGALPMLQKSFSRLSNPETKAIPLTSLQECFCIAFNNAKCEAPYVPDYVLQLLDQLGPSIVDLFFVAEKGGISWVEFVRGYTKCCGRMSAAMSLGALLRVFSVTTVKVGMPSKLQFESDDADCKISGSLQPNELLVLLWMCWIMTWSSRISKFSNGKLNLDLPDINNLVLSAIVSCTEVGSDLNLWDCDITRLEVQLPAGKIHTWALNTVPNLADCFVHFVHVKLQNTATSESEMEASSSSVSDVSSAKSCDAHLLTCGRAWAISLSPRSTIGQEILRVCFPRDGEGSEESLLYRSSLHGKGLNRFWSNIEGYHGPMLMLISASSGNSEGSTNSRRWIIGALTQQGFENKDMFYGNSGNLYAISPVFHSFSPSGKEKNFVYSHLHPTGRAYEPHPKPAGIAFGGTIGNERIFIDEDFARVTVRHHAVDKTYQPGSLIPDQGFLPVEARVLDVEVWGLGGRTAREVQISFQKREQLFTEQRRKVDLKTFASWDDSPEKMMMDVMSDPNRVNREDR
- the LOC100248967 gene encoding uncharacterized protein LOC100248967 isoform X1, whose amino-acid sequence is MGASSSTQQVSTEQREAETLAASTGALPMLQKSFSRLSNPETKAIPLTSLQECFCIAFNNAKCEAPYVPDYVLQLLDQLGPSIVDLFFVAEKGGISWVEFVRGYTKCCGRMSAAMSLGALLRVFSVTTVKVGMPSKLQFESDDADCKISGSLQPNELLVLLWMCWIMTWSSRISKFSNGKLNLDLPDINNLVLSAIVSCTEVGSDLNLWDCDITRLEVQLPAGKIHTWALNTVPNLADCFVHFVHVKLQNTATSESEMEASSSSVSDVSSAKSCDAHLLTCGRAWAISLSPRSTIGQEILRVCFPRDGEGSEESLLYRFSCTIAYHSQHILLSIHLLLICRSSLHGKGLNRFWSNIEGYHGPMLMLISASSGNSEGSTNSRRWIIGALTQQGFENKDMFYGNSGNLYAISPVFHSFSPSGKEKNFVYSHLHPTGRAYEPHPKPAGIAFGGTIGNERIFIDEDFARVTVRHHAVDKTYQPGSLIPDQGFLPVEARVLDVEVWGLGGRTAREVQISFQKREQLFTEQRRKVDLKTFASWDDSPEKMMMDVMSDPNRVNREDR